From a region of the Saccharomyces paradoxus chromosome IV, complete sequence genome:
- the PKH1 gene encoding serine/threonine protein kinase PKH1 (Serine/threonine protein kinase~similar to YDR490C), whose amino-acid sequence MGNRSLTEADHALLSKPLVPTSAEHTQTQDYSRPFVDGSNSQNESELQASPQGQFGDKALTSTNRFIPLANDDPGRQHEMGLAPSMRRRREEWAERGAAKIIKDVIDPTTGELTKHVVKMGIKDFKFGEQLGDGSYSSVVLATARDSGKKYAVKVLSKEYLIRQKKVKYVTVEKLALQKLNGTKGIIRLYFTFQDEASLYFLLEYAPHGDFLGLIKKYGSLNETCARYYASQIIDAVDSLHNIGIIHRDIKPENILLDKDMKVKLTDFGTAKILPEKPSSTADGEPCFDLYAKSKSFVGTAEYVSPELLNDSYTDSRCDIWAIGCILYQMLAGKPPFKAANEYLTFQKVMKIQYAFTAGFPQIVKDLVKKLLVREPNDRLSIKQIKAHIFFHEINFEDGSVWDGNPPEIQPYKISAEAMKPLQKVAELDTTAKMANLQLASNSHADTAPQAPTVSSQERSVISMTAATAAFSKDYTGQPKLGSKSSTSVRSVPNNTDRERTQKKNSKDRASLSSPSVATISRGKDNISRSSDTFWSRSLQNVDERVLLMKEVALSVQNLEDLSVDFENVAPDYKNPFDIDPPTNSGKFYKKMLVITNLGRGLVFVKKRSLSMRKEQEFELQFEIQLSEVERIHFRNDQMLEIDGSKTIFIGCKERAVLMKIWKLINNEMSVRPKVASPKLDHKMFDRFIFQKKQNTKQKNQAPPVPESNKLVNGLPDSCVSKAPEEGGLHAKRPTSLQTRSSSNYSKLLARSTQMRKNITRTNEK is encoded by the coding sequence ATGGGAAATAGGTCTTTGACAGAGGCAGACCACGCACTGCTGTCCAAGCCTCTGGTACCGACATCTGCGGAACATACACAAACGCAAGATTATTCGCGTCCCTTTGTAGATGGCAGTAATTCTCAGAATGAGTCAGAACTACAGGCTTCACCACAGGGTCAGTTTGGGGATAAAGCATTGACTAGTACCAATCGCTTCATCCCTCTGGCTAATGATGACCCGGGTAGGCAGCACGAGATGGGTCTTGCTCCGTCTATGAGGCGTAGAAGAGAAGAATGGGCAGAACGTGGTGCGGCAAAAATCATCAAAGACGTTATCGATCCAACTACGGGGGAGCTGACCAAGCATGTCGTTAAGATGGGGATAAAGGACTTCAAGTTTGGAGAGCAACTCGGGGATGGATCATATTCTAGTGTTGTTCTGGCTACCGCTCGCGATTCGGGCAAGAAGTACGCAGTTAAAGTGTTGAGTAAAGAGTATCTAATCcgtcaaaaaaaagtcaaatACGTCACAGTGGAGAAACTGGCTTTGCAGAAGCTGAACGGGACTAAGGGAATAATTAGGCTTTACTTTACTTTCCAGGACGAGGCAAGTTTGTATTTCCTTCTAGAATATGCCCCCCACGGTGATTTCTTGGGCTTGATTAAGAAGTATGGGTCGCTAAACGAGACATGTGCGCGCTATTATGCGTCGCAGATCATCGATGCCGTTGACTCCTTGCACAATATCGGCATTATTCACAGGGATATCAAGCCCGAAAACATTTTGCTCGACAAAGATATGAAAGTAAAGTTGACAGATTTTGGTACAGCCAAAATTTTACCGGAGAAACCGTCGAGCACCGCGGATGGCGAACCTTGTTTCGATTTGTATGCCAAATCAAAATCGTTTGTTGGTACCGCAGAGTATGTTTCTCCCGAGCTATTGAATGATAGTTATACGGATTCCCGTTGCGATATTTGGGCTATCGGTTGCATACTATATCAAATGCTTGCGGGAAAGCCGCCTTTCAAGGCTGCCAATGAATATTTGACGTTCCAAAAAGTAATGAAGATTCAATATGCATTCACCGCAGGCTTCCCCCAAATAGTAAAAGACTTAGTTAAAAAACTGTTGGTTAGGGAGCCGAACGATAGATTGAGCATCAAGCAGATCAAAGCGCACATCTTCTTCCATGAAATAAATTTCGAAGATGGTTCAGTTTGGGATGGCAATCCACCAGAGATACAACCATATAAAATAAGTGCAGAGGCGATGAAGCCGCTGCAAAAAGTTGCTGAACTTGATACCACTGCCAAAATGGCCAACCTTCAGTTGGCTAGTAACAGTCATGCGGATACTGCGCCACAAGCGCCAACAGTGTCCTCTCAAGAGCGTTCTGTAATCAGCATGACTGCTGCGACAGCCGCCTTCAGCAAAGATTACACAGGCCAGCCCAAATTGGGGAGCAAATCGAGCACATCTGTTAGATCTGTTCCCAACAACACAGATCGCGAAAGGActcagaagaaaaattcaaaagatcGTGCATCTCTCTCATCTCCTTCAGTTGCCACCATATCAAGGGGGAAAGATAACATAAGTCGCTCTTCTGATACCTTCTGGTCACGCTCTTTGCAAAATGTGGATGAACGTGTCTTGTTGATGAAGGAGGTAGCGCTTTCCGTACAGAACTTAGAGGATTTATCTGTAGATTTCGAGAATGTAGCTCCAGACTACAAGAACCCTTTTGACATCGATCCTCCCACTAACTCaggaaaattttacaagaaaatgttAGTAATAACGAACTTAGGGAGAGGGCTTGTGTTtgtcaagaaaagaagtcTCAGCATGCggaaagaacaagaatttgAGCTACAATTTGAAATACAACTGAGTGAAGTCGAGAGGATACACTTTAGAAATGATCAAATGCTAGAAATTGACGGTTCCAAGACGATTTTCATAGGCTGTAAAGAGAGAGCGGttttaatgaaaatatggaaattgataaataatgaaatgaGTGTGAGACCCAAGGTGGCATCGCCAAAACTGGATCACAAAATGTTCGATAggttcatttttcaaaaaaaacaaaacacaAAGCAAAAAAACCAGGCTCCTCCTGTACCTGAATCTAACAAGCTAGTAAATGGTCTACCAGACAGTTGCGTTTCAAAGGCTCCCGAAGAAGGCGGACTCCATGCG
- the IZH1 gene encoding PAQR-type receptor (Membrane protein involved in zinc ion homeostasis~similar to YDR492W), which translates to MSITTTRRRNQDSVCCKATTASIKVEAVSDKTAFGKQKMLHNFDELPEWQKDNDKILTGYVRETLSWKKCLHSLFYWNNETVNIYTHLVPAIIYFVFAITLTNYFLIPVFPSTSWSDYTVINIFLMGAFSCLMCSSCFHCMKQHSEEQSNFWSKLDYLGIISLISCSMIPIIYFGYFDHISYFSLFTIVTLVLATFCTICVLHDKFNTSTFRPFRAMFFILFGFSGLLPLTTGFFKFGIQGVLNRIKVSFVFWEALFYISGAVIYGFRIPETLAPGKFDFFGSSHQIFHIMVVLGSVCHLKAIIDSYKLMHSHIHP; encoded by the coding sequence atgagtATCACCACtactagaagaagaaatcaagaTAGTGTCTGCTGCAAGGCAACGACAGCATCCATTAAGGTGGAAGCTGTCTCGGACAAGACAGCTTTTggaaagcaaaaaatgttaCACAATTTCGATGAATTGCCAGAATGGCAAAAAGACAACGATAAGATTCTCACCGGGTACGTTCGAGAGACGCTGTCATGGAAAAAGTGCCTGCACTCTCTATTTTATTGGAACAACGAGACCGTGAACATTTATACACATTTGGTACCGGCTATCATATACTTCGTGTTTGCCATTACGTTGACCAACTACTTCCTAATCCCCGTTTTCCCCTCCACCTCCTGGTCCGATTACACCGTTATCAACATTTTCTTGATGGGCGCTTTCTCATGTCTCATGTGCAGTAGTTGTTTCCACTGCATGAAACAACACTCTGAAGAGCAAAGCAACTTCTGGAGCAAGCTCGACTACTTGGGAATCATCAGTTTGATTTCCTGTTCTATGATTCCTATAATATACTTCGGTTATTTTGACCACATATCGTACTTCAGTCTGTTCACGATTGTTACCCTAGTCCTGGCTACATTTTGTACGATCTGTGTCCTGCACGACAAGTTTAATACTTCTACCTTTCGTCCATTTAGAGCTATGTTTTTCATATTATTTGGATTTAGTGGCCTGCTCCCATTGACTACGGGGTTTTTCAAGTTTGGTATCCAAGGAGTTCTTAACAGGATAAAAGTGAGCTTTGTGTTTTGGGAAGCCCTCTTTTACATTTCAGGAGCTGTTATCTACGGGTTTAGGATTCCTGAAACTTTGGCTCCAGGGAAGTTCGATTTCTTCGGTAGCTCtcatcaaatatttcatattATGGTGGTTCTTGGCTCCGTATGCCACTTGAAAGCCATTATCGATTCTTACAAATTAATGCATTCCCACATCCACCCTTGA
- the MZM1 gene encoding Mzm1p (Protein required for assembly of the cytochrome bc(1) complex~similar to YDR493W), translating to MSTRSKALNAYRHGLRAARIAFQNDTEVLLAARAKMRSGMLCPPNPKLTTEEQVQHLEDVAVFLRRNLVQGKKVDCANKKEPRYHLNIHKDTELGDNETVADPTARVKTNLKARPFKCSDKKQ from the coding sequence ATGAGCACGAGATCAAAGGCTCTGAATGCATACAGGCATGGCTTGAGAGCAGCTCGAATAGCTTTCCAGAATGATACTGAAGTATTACTAGCCGCGAGAGCCAAAATGCGTTCAGGCATGTTATGTCCCCCAAATCCTAAACTAACCACAGAGGAACAGGTCCAACATTTAGAAGACGTGGCTGTTTTCCTGAGACGAAACTTGGTTCAGGGTAAAAAAGTTGATTGCGCAAATAAAAAGGAGCCTAGGTACCATTTGAACATTCACAAAGACACCGAACTGGGTGATAATGAAACGGTTGCAGACCCCACAGCAAGAGTGAAAACAAACTTAAAGGCAAGACCATTCAAGTGCTCTGATAAGAAGCAATGA